The sequence below is a genomic window from Silene latifolia isolate original U9 population chromosome 7, ASM4854445v1, whole genome shotgun sequence.
CATACGTGTTAGCCAACTCCAAATTATTTTGAGATTAtgaatctgttgttcttaagttGAAGTATACACACCGTTCAGTTGGGTTCCGTTTGTGGCATCCTTGTATGCATATTTACAGGCCAGAGAAATACTCTCTTCTGCGTACCTGTACAGGTAATAATAGTCAGTCTCGGGATGCTGTTGGGTTAGTACATGGGATAGTGACATCTAGACCTCACGAATCTGCCCGGCTCAAAACCCAACCTGTCAAGAAACAGACCCATACCCGAAATGACCCAATCCATAATACGACCTGGAATGACCTGACAGAGACCTGAATAACTCGTAAATGACCCTTAACACGGAATGACAGATAACAGTGGATCCTGAAATAACTTAAAACTCCTAATGACGCGACCAGCCAAATGACCTGCTAGCCATGTCTTGTACTGGTACATGATCAGGTAAAACAGCATATTTACTTAGACCGGCCAACTTACTGATTAGGGCAAACTGAACGGTGACATGCTTCCGAGGATTTGATCTCACTTGTTAATCGGTCGTCCGGAATTTAGTTAAGAAGCAAGGATTGTTAGCAAAGACGAGCTGTATATATGCCAATATGCCACGCATTACAGTACTAGGTAAATAAATTGTGTAGAAAGCAGGAAGCTTACTGTTACATTACTCTTGATTGCTTCTATCAGGTTCGTCAAATTTGAACCGTAGTATCTTTGCAAGGCCGTGTCAATGATTTCATCATCCCACACCTATAAAGTACGGAGCCACAGAATAATTTTTAACtccaagaaaaagaaaaatcatagcaaggggatgaatctccgagacacaATGTATCTACTTGCTCTATAAGTAGGTCTTTCTCACGTAAATCTCTACGTCCTCGAGGCGTaagcattgttgtcagaatcgcgattcgatccaacgattctacgattttacgatccaaaaatgcttgaccgatcctggttcctacgattctatcatagttgtagaatcttacgatccaaataaaaaattatatttagtgagttagtagaatcttgcgattctacggtccgattctaccgattcgatcctgccctccccatcgatccaaagtagaatcccgatcctgacaacattgggtgtaagtgtgtcttgttgcaggtagTCCTCTGAAGCCCAACTGACTAAGAAGAGGAAAGAAGAATTCGCTCATTTGGCAAACTCAGATCGTCCCCCTCAAGAAGCCTTTTCTTTTTGCTAACCCCGTTTAACTTATGTTTCAGGTAATGTAATAATAAAGTCTGGCTCCGAGAGTCAACTAAGCACTATGTAAGGAACTTTTCTTTAtcgttgccaaaaaaaaaaaaaaacataaaaagcaTGTAAATGACATAATTTAGCACGAaatcgtatcaaaagtaattaaggagaatataattatgactcatcagtgTCATCGGCAGAAGTTATGAGACATAAGATGGGACACGAAATGGGACAAAGGATCTCCATTACTATTTTTTGGGTTTAAGTCGAGTTAATTTCGTCAGAACTAGTTACACTTATGGTGATTAAAATTGACACTAATCAAGCGATACTGAACAAAAAATTCCGCTTTCAAATTTACTCAATCAAAACATGTGACTTTGAAAAATGACTCTAAATCATTTGAAATGATTGCTTTTAATCAATACTTTACTAACTATTACTCATAATTTTTTATAACTAAAATGATCTTATAATAATGCGATTAAAATAGGAGAACGCTTAATAACTCGGCCCAAATAAGAAATCATTTACCAACTACATTTTTTTTGCGTCAAATAAGCCACAAGGACGCTACAATATCGGGGATCGAAAATACTATTTGTACCATTTGCTCCCCTTTATTCCTTATGAATTGGGTAATCTGAAAGTTTTCTTGACTCTTGATTACCGCTCTCATCCGCGAAGATGTTATGGATCGATTACGATTGACCTAgtttcctttccttatcaaaaaaaaaaaaaatgaggctTTAATGTCAATTTGTTCAATCTCAATATTCTAATAGTGCGTATGATAAATCCAATTTACGTTAAATTGATATATAAATTTTAAACTTGAGAATGTACAACAACATCAGAGTGGCGCAGCGGAAGCGTGGTGGGCCCATAACCCACAGGTCCCAGGATCGAAACCTGGCTCTGATATTTACAGTGAAAGCTTCCTGCCATCCTTCCTTATTTTTGGTGTGTTTTAAGGGAAGTCATCTGAAATCAGTGCAATTTTATTTCATGGCATTAAATGTTTCACATCAAAGGCGATAAACGCTAGCTTGTTCTAAGCAATATATCATCATCTTAGTCTAGTAAATCGCAGATATAACTTGCTTCTGCATCTGCATCCTGGTTTTTGCTCCGAATATTTCTTCGAGAAGGGCTGCCAACCGCACTCCACCTTGAGCTAGCCTTTTCTCCACGATTGGAAGCCGGGAGTGGAAATAGTCATCTGTGTACCAAGAAAATTGAATCAGATTAAGTGGATGAGATACGTGTTAGCCAACTCCAAATTATTTTCAGATTATTAATCTGATGTCGTATTAGGTTAATTTGAGGtcatttatactccctcctattctctattttcttcccctttccttttttggaaacttttaatcttattttattcattcctctctcctatcaccaaaccccacccaactcacaattccttatttaattcataattattcatttctctctcctatcaccaaaccccacccaactcacaattccttattttattcattcctctctcctatcaccaaaccccacccaattcATATTTTATTCTCTTCCTTAAATATTGTGCCCCATccaaaggggaagaaaaagaagaataggagggagtaatatacTTAACTAGCAAAGACCACAGAAATTTGTTCTTAAGTTGAAGTATACACACCGTTCAGTTGGGTTCCGTTTGTGGCATCCTTGTATGCATATTTACAGGCCAGAGAAATACTCTCTTCTGCGTACCTGTACAGGTAATAAAGTCAGTCTCGGGATGCTGTTGGGTGAGTACATGGGAGAGTGGCATCTAGACCTCACGAATCTGCCCGGCTCAAAACCCAACCTGTCAAGAAACAGACCCATACCCGAAATGACCCAATCCATAATAAGCTGGTCGGTTAAACAaggatttgataaaaaaaaaagactaTATAGGAACAAATTTCTTAATAGCCACGACCTGGAATGACCTGACAGACCTGAATAACACGTAAATGACCCTTAACACGGAATGACCGATAACAGTGGATCCTTAAATAACTTGAACTCATAACTCGACCAGCCAAATGACCTGCTTAGCCATGTCTTGTACTGGTACTTAGACAACTTACTGATTAGGACAAACTGAATGGTGACATGCTTCCGAGGATTTGATCTCACTTATTAATCGGTCATCCTGAATTTAGTTAAGAAGCAAGAATTGTTAGCAAAGACAAGCTATATATGCCAATATGCCACGCATAAACGCATTACAGTACTAGGTAAATAAATTGTGTAGAAGGCAAGAAGCTTACTGTTATATTACTCTTGATTGCTTCTATCAGGTTCGTCAAATTTGAACCGTAGTATCTTTCCAAGGCTGTGTCAATGATTTCATCATCCCATACCTATGAAGTACAGAATCATAGATTAATTAAGTCTGACATTCCTTATAAGAAAAACGCATGATTTTTGAACAGACGCGCCTTTTAAGTTTTAACATTTTTGACGCAGCAGAATATTTGGTTCATCTACGAAACAGAAACAGCTGCATTATACAAAAAGTGAGAATAAAATGACCGACATAGATGTTTCCGTGTCTGTTGCTCAAAATAACTGAAAGAATTGATACCCAAGTAGCTGATGTTAGCTGATAAAGTCACTGAGACGGCTTGAAACCCGTTAACATCAAACTTTCCCTTGTGGGCTTGTGGCCCCGTTTATTACACCAAAAGTGAGAAAAAAATAATAAGAGCAAGTGAAAGAGGAGGAGACAAAGAACTGAAACATACACGATGCAAATTGGTCGTCTTATTGTACCAGCTGATAATAATCCGGTTTCCACCTAAGTCTTCGGAATATCCAAGATGTAAAGGCTGCATGAAAGGCATCATTTCAAAATTTAACCACAGAAATATCAGCTTTCCGCGCTTCATATTACATGTGTAGTAATTAGCAAACATAAGCACCAGGAAACAACTGAGAAGATCAGCACACCTGATGAAGATCGCCCATGAAGTGCGCCAGGAACATGAGTGCCTCTGTCAAGTTATctatatacggagtataacaTAATGCACCTTACGTTAGACAAATTTTAAACCAGAAGAAAGGCGACTTAATGGATACGCAGTTCTACTTATTCCAATTCTTTGAATTCctatgatttgaaatggtaaaaaaatCATAAAAGTATATTACAGACGACTTACATTTGGAATAAGCTCCATAGTGATGGTATACAGACTCGAGTTGTCGTGTATAATTATAAACTGCTCCAACTACACATCTATTTTTCACATTTGCAGCATTGTGACAGTCTCCTGCACGTTTATATGTTACAGGTTAGACTGGTTCCGAGATGTCAGCTAGCTCAACTGGTAGGGTTTTAGCGGCATGGTAAAATTAAAGGGTCTTACTACAATAATCAAAACTACACGCAAAGTTAGGAGCGTTAGCATAATGCAATTCACCACTCCATGGATAGCCTTTACGAATCTCAGGCAAATCAGGCCATGAACAAACGTCTGCTAGTTCACCATTTGCAGATTTTGGTAATAGTTCTTTCATAGCATCCTTGGCTGCTTCAGTAAGATAATCCTGTAAAAAGCAAAATATTGTCCGTCTTTAAATATGCATAAAAGTCGAACAGTAAGGTAAACAGATCTGAAAAAAGTTAAGGGGTCATGTACGCGGTTTGCCATTTACCAAATGTTTTTTTCAGATCTGTTTACTTTACAGAATGTAGCATTCAAGTGCGGTTACATCCTAAAACTTATTTAAGATCACAGGTACAAACCGCGTACATGACCCCTTAACTCTATCGATACAAGCAAATAACTTCTCGGTACAACGAGATTAGTAAGTTATAAGAAGAATGGAACAGTACCTGAGCAATTTTACAAGTAGCATAATGCCCTGCTTCTCCCCAACTAAGTATTGCAGGAATCAGTTGGAAGAACACCAGCGCGACAGAAATCGAGTATACATTCAGCAAAGCCATGTAATCTTTTGCTACTTTCACATATAGTTTATTCTGCCTTGGCAAGTAACAACCATACTGCTTCAAATATAAACAAAGCTTAAAGAGCACGAGGATTGCAGTACAGCATCTTTTATAGTTTAATAATCCCACTGCTCGAAATTTCTTCGTTCTAGtcatattaatattttattagaACAATAATTAATTACGATAACATATTTTATCATAGCGTGAATTCGAAGATATGGATGACCTAAAACTCTAAAAGAAAGGATTCACAGGATGAGAGTAGGCCGCGAAAATTGTAATCCAGGTCGGGTTTGACTTGATTTATTAGAGTTTGAGTCGGGTTAATTTGGGTTACGGTTTATTTCAGGTGTTGGGTTATTGTTACATGTTCTGGTCATTATCTACGAGTCTGATCAATCGGGTTTGAGTCGAGTTAACTGTAATTTAGCATTAACAAAATATCAACAGTCAGTAACATTTATCGATGCTGGATGCATAATATTCCCCACTGTAATATTCCCTCCGTCTCAAATCATATATCGGAATCAATTTTGCCATTGCAGGAAAAAAATGATAcagaagtaattaacttaatcaaaGGGAAGTTATCTGAATTCAGTGCAATTTTATTTCTTGGTAATAAATGTTTCACATCAAAGACGATTAACTCTAGCGGTTTCTGAGCAGGACAACATCATTTGATTAGTCTATTAAATCGCAGATATAACTTGCTTTGCTTCTGCATCCTGGTTTTTGCTCCGAAAATTTCTTCGAGAAGGACTGCCAAGCGCACTCCACCTTGAGCTAACCTTTTCTCAACGACTGGAAGCCGAGAGAGGAAGTAGTCATCTATGTTCCAACAAAGCAAAACCATATTAAGAGGATGTGATTCCTGATAGCCGAcctcaaatcattttgggataGAGTGTACAGAAAATCTAATCTCCAGTCAGAAGCATATGAATCAAGATTAGGGTTTGTAAATTACCGTTCAGGTGAGTTAAATTTGCTGCATTCTTGTATGCATATTCACAAGCCAAAGAAACACTCTCGGCTGCGTACCTGCACAAGTACAGTCTTAAGATGCTGATGTGTACTTCACATATTTGCCCTGACGCGAATGACCCCGACCCAAACCAACCCTGATAGAATATTCGAAGCTGACTCATACCTGAAATGACCTGATGCTTAAACCCCTATGTAACCTAACCTAAACTCATAATGAGACAACCGA
It includes:
- the LOC141592937 gene encoding endonuclease 4-like; translated protein: MALLNVYSISVALVFFQLIPAILSWGEAGHYATCKIAQDYLTEAAKDAMKELLPKSANGELADVCSWPDLPEIRKGYPWSGELHYANAPNFACSFDYCRDCHNAANVKNRCVVGAVYNYTRQLESVYHHYGAYSKYNLTEALMFLAHFMGDLHQPLHLGYSEDLGGNRIIISWYNKTTNLHRVWDDEIIDTALERYYGSNLTNLIEAIKSNITDDRLISEIKSSEACHHSVCPNQYAEESISLACKYAYKDATNGTQLNDDYFHSRLPIVEKRLAQGGVRLAALLEEIFGAKTRMQMQKQVISAIY